In Candidatus Aramenus sp. CH1, the sequence ACAACTGCGGTTTTGACGCTTCCGGAATTGCGGGAGTAATCGGGGCTCCTCATCTTTAGTTCACCAAAGGAAGCGCCATAAAAGGAAATCGTTTTCATGTTAAAACCTTAACCCCGCCAAGCGAGGTTTGTCTTCTTATTTATCAAGGTAGATCCTCCTTAGTTTTAAAAGGTTTTATACAACTCTTGCGTATATTATGTATGCAACCTAGACCCAGACTTCCCGTCTCAAACTTGCCCCCAGAAGGGCCAGAGGTAGTAGTGGTAGACGTGATGCTGAGGTGTAAGTTGGACAACGAAGTAGTCCCCGCGTCCATGGCGCTCCAACGCCAACAGATGCACGAGAAGAAGGGCGAACAGCCCTGCTTTATAGTCGAGACTTCCCCACTGCAGAAAAAGAGCGAGAGGGAGGAGCCATCTGGGGTCATGTAAGGTAAGGGACTAGTTCCTTTTTTACCTTCCCCTTAACTACGCCATCATACTCGTGTACTTTACCAATGTATGACTCAAGGGAGGGATCAATGGGAAGCTCCACGACAGGAGCGTTGTACCTCTTGGCCAGATCCTCCGCGTTCTTTAGGTCGCCGAAGGGCCTAGCTACCTTGTCGTCGCCGCAGTCCATGTAAGCCATGTTTACCACGAGGAGGGGCCTCTTCTCCCTCTCGTTCAAGTACCTCATCACGTACTCCACCACCTTGACTGAGACCGCGGATGGGGTCGTCACAACCACTGGGAAGAAGTCGGTGAGCCTCTCAAGGGTGAGCACCTCGTCCCCGAGCCCTGGAGGGAGGTCGAAGACTACGTAGTTAGCGTCGCCTAGGTTGGCGTATGCAACGAGGGACTCCATGACTTCGCCAGCGTTTCCCCCGGGCAATACTACGTATTTGTCCTTGACTATGCCCCCCAGACTGACAACCCCCAGCTCTCCAAGCTTAAAGGGCTCTATTCCGTTCTTGGTCACTTCGTGCAACTTGTCCTCTAGGCCAAAGAGCTTTGTGGTTGCCATTGTGTG encodes:
- a CDS encoding P-loop NTPase, which codes for MEPLRQLAKEKLRGKKAIAVMSAKGGVGKSLVSALLALSLRGAVLVDLDVHTMATTKLFGLEDKLHEVTKNGIEPFKLGELGVVSLGGIVKDKYVVLPGGNAGEVMESLVAYANLGDANYVVFDLPPGLGDEVLTLERLTDFFPVVVTTPSAVSVKVVEYVMRYLNEREKRPLLVVNMAYMDCGDDKVARPFGDLKNAEDLAKRYNAPVVELPIDPSLESYIGKVHEYDGVVKGKVKKELVPYLT